A region of Hydrogenimonas cancrithermarum DNA encodes the following proteins:
- a CDS encoding pyridoxal-phosphate-dependent aminotransferase family protein, with amino-acid sequence MLLFTPGPTPVPEAVRMAMAGPTIHHRTPEFEAIFKEARTRLMRLFGMDECVMLASSGTGAMEACVSNLCTKKALTVNAGKFGERFGKIVQAFGLEHVELKYAWDTPANVEDVKAALADDPAIDAFCIQVSESAGGLRHPVEEIAAAIKAINPEIMVIADGITAVGVEPIDTTCIDALIAGSQKALMLPPGMAMIGLSDAAVKKIGEGSGYYFNLASEIKKQRQNTTAYTAPTTLIIGLNKMLELIEAEGYDAFYRDTKARALATRAALEAIGCQLYPKAPALSMSAVYDEEANAVRSILKTEFGVNIAGGQDHLKGKLFRINQMGLIPVYESAWVVNAIEWAYDKLDRRPYDGLASKVFNEVYYANETL; translated from the coding sequence ATGCTGCTTTTTACTCCCGGCCCGACGCCGGTTCCCGAAGCTGTCCGCATGGCGATGGCAGGCCCCACGATTCACCATAGAACTCCCGAATTCGAAGCGATCTTCAAAGAGGCACGAACACGGCTGATGCGCCTTTTCGGCATGGACGAGTGTGTCATGCTTGCATCGAGCGGTACGGGTGCGATGGAAGCGTGTGTGTCGAATCTATGCACAAAAAAAGCGCTGACGGTCAATGCCGGAAAGTTCGGTGAGCGTTTCGGAAAGATCGTCCAGGCGTTCGGCCTGGAGCATGTGGAGCTCAAATATGCCTGGGATACTCCAGCGAATGTAGAGGATGTCAAGGCGGCCCTGGCGGACGATCCCGCTATCGACGCCTTCTGTATCCAGGTGAGCGAGAGTGCGGGGGGTCTGCGCCACCCGGTCGAAGAGATTGCAGCGGCGATCAAAGCGATCAACCCTGAGATCATGGTGATCGCCGATGGTATCACAGCCGTAGGTGTAGAGCCGATCGATACGACGTGCATCGACGCGCTGATCGCCGGAAGCCAGAAAGCGCTGATGCTGCCGCCGGGGATGGCGATGATCGGCCTCAGCGACGCGGCGGTCAAAAAGATCGGCGAAGGGAGCGGCTACTACTTCAACCTCGCATCCGAAATCAAGAAGCAGCGCCAGAACACTACTGCCTACACGGCACCGACAACGTTGATCATCGGGCTGAACAAGATGCTCGAGCTCATCGAGGCGGAAGGGTACGACGCATTCTACCGTGATACGAAGGCACGTGCGCTGGCGACACGTGCGGCATTGGAGGCGATCGGATGCCAGCTCTACCCCAAGGCACCGGCGCTCTCCATGAGTGCGGTCTACGACGAGGAGGCCAATGCCGTTCGCTCCATTCTCAAAACGGAGTTCGGCGTCAATATCGCGGGTGGTCAGGATCACCTCAAGGGCAAGCTCTTCCGTATCAATCAGATGGGGCTGATCCCGGTCTACGAGAGTGCCTGGGTTGTCAACGCGATCGAGTGGGCCTATGACAAACTCGACCGCCGTCCCTACGACGGCCTGGCTTCGAAAGTCTTCAACGAAGTCTACTACGCAAACGAGACGCTATGA
- a CDS encoding YceI family protein has protein sequence MMKYFVMGIVMAVGLFAGECTYSVKDIDVEWKAYKTPLKIGVGGTFDAIKLNAMPDKTEKGLLEGARVVIDTRSVDSKNKGRDAKLVKFFFHIQGVETITAEIKSIEKDVANVEVTMNGITKIVPMKVEFDEDEVQAEGYLDLGDFDMLPSLESINKACYDLHKGKTWQDVKIAFDIKTKRRCQ, from the coding sequence ATGATGAAATATTTTGTGATGGGAATCGTTATGGCGGTGGGACTTTTCGCAGGTGAATGTACCTACAGTGTCAAAGATATCGACGTCGAGTGGAAAGCCTACAAAACACCGCTCAAAATCGGAGTCGGCGGAACGTTCGACGCGATCAAACTGAACGCGATGCCGGACAAGACGGAAAAAGGGCTGCTCGAGGGTGCGAGAGTGGTGATCGATACGCGGAGTGTCGATTCCAAAAACAAGGGGCGTGATGCCAAGCTGGTGAAGTTTTTCTTCCATATACAGGGTGTCGAGACGATTACGGCCGAAATCAAGAGCATCGAAAAAGATGTGGCGAATGTCGAAGTCACGATGAACGGTATCACGAAGATCGTTCCGATGAAAGTCGAATTCGACGAAGATGAAGTCCAGGCGGAAGGGTACCTCGATCTGGGCGATTTCGATATGCTGCCATCGCTGGAAAGCATCAACAAAGCCTGTTACGACCTTCACAAAGGAAAAACTTGGCAGGATGTGAAGATCGCGTTCGATATCAAGACGAAGAGACGCTGTCAATAG
- the ciaB gene encoding invasion protein CiaB, translating into MRETYYEVFMEDLQTLYNEILRRQKELGSYYDLLGSGHAEAEAWIGDFLRRLELPETPETRMAALTRLIGLRDDALAQVLEKEGREEKAIIEAKESAYKMVADFYLKRHLELLDWIEDEALLTPFYREILKEAHRVGEAMSTWQSAWTAHIIHGVNRELFELFNGDEEKIYEMLESEDLLDLREEGCVGDRCYSVLKKTRKGFKSVPYAKAFRMEVQEVVNKLTNMRGVLATMEDEVFGQQAEWLAYIDALIDAFSHTETEGLIKKWAEVDRKWMAITAPIQIGHPLEYYEDHYRKAVALEWDVRLASPKLMQETKIPARILEMSEALAHEFGEEAREVNENCARQVERTQLYIGIPALFYGAEFQGLFSAQVVPNDTEVSRELGKKIFAFADNVLESKKARPVMRIARETFGDDFVLHQRTVMLEKPELWHKVYEITTIGHEYGHVLWVDDDTETKMNGSGNYKNVEEFKATTGGLMAFFMHEDETLQEEILRDTVARAVSLMSWRKTGEVEPYYVEGLLHLDILFEAGVLGFDGEKLSIDLSDGAYRRQKALYRARYIRLVHGFYLPKRDAGGFLASYVEKKDGVWLPKNETVRTFVDHYWNRYLEIGQETMPFEEA; encoded by the coding sequence ATGCGTGAAACTTACTACGAGGTCTTTATGGAGGATCTTCAAACACTCTATAACGAAATCCTGCGGCGGCAAAAAGAGCTGGGAAGCTACTACGATCTGCTCGGGAGCGGCCATGCCGAGGCGGAGGCATGGATCGGTGATTTCCTGAGACGCCTCGAGTTGCCCGAGACGCCGGAGACCCGGATGGCGGCGCTGACGCGATTGATCGGCCTGCGTGACGATGCACTGGCCCAGGTGCTGGAAAAAGAGGGGCGCGAGGAAAAGGCGATCATCGAAGCGAAAGAGAGTGCCTACAAGATGGTGGCCGACTTCTACCTGAAACGTCATCTGGAGCTGCTCGACTGGATCGAGGATGAAGCGCTGTTGACACCGTTTTATCGCGAAATTTTGAAAGAGGCGCACCGGGTGGGTGAAGCGATGAGCACATGGCAGAGCGCCTGGACGGCACATATTATCCACGGTGTCAACCGTGAACTCTTCGAGCTCTTCAATGGGGATGAAGAGAAGATTTACGAGATGCTGGAGTCCGAAGATCTGCTCGATCTTCGTGAAGAGGGGTGTGTGGGCGACCGCTGCTATTCGGTACTCAAGAAGACGCGCAAAGGATTTAAAAGCGTCCCTTACGCGAAAGCCTTTCGGATGGAGGTGCAGGAGGTTGTGAACAAGTTGACCAATATGCGCGGCGTATTGGCGACGATGGAGGATGAGGTCTTCGGCCAGCAGGCCGAGTGGCTCGCCTATATCGATGCGCTTATCGACGCTTTTTCCCATACCGAAACCGAAGGGCTGATCAAAAAGTGGGCCGAAGTAGACCGAAAATGGATGGCGATCACGGCACCGATCCAGATCGGCCATCCTCTCGAGTATTATGAAGATCACTACCGCAAGGCAGTGGCATTGGAATGGGACGTCCGGCTGGCATCGCCGAAACTGATGCAGGAGACGAAGATCCCCGCCCGGATCCTCGAGATGAGCGAAGCGCTGGCCCACGAATTTGGCGAAGAGGCAAGAGAGGTTAATGAAAACTGTGCAAGGCAGGTGGAGCGTACGCAGCTCTACATCGGCATTCCGGCACTCTTTTACGGAGCGGAGTTCCAGGGGCTCTTCTCGGCGCAGGTGGTCCCCAACGACACGGAGGTGAGCCGTGAACTCGGCAAAAAGATATTCGCGTTCGCCGACAACGTGCTCGAATCCAAAAAGGCGCGTCCGGTGATGCGCATTGCGCGCGAAACCTTCGGTGATGATTTTGTTCTGCATCAGCGTACCGTGATGCTTGAAAAACCGGAACTTTGGCACAAAGTTTACGAGATCACGACGATTGGCCACGAGTACGGCCACGTACTCTGGGTCGACGACGATACCGAAACGAAGATGAACGGCAGCGGGAACTATAAAAACGTCGAAGAGTTCAAGGCGACGACAGGCGGGCTGATGGCATTTTTCATGCACGAAGACGAAACGCTTCAAGAGGAGATCCTGCGCGATACGGTGGCCCGTGCGGTAAGCCTGATGAGCTGGCGCAAGACGGGCGAGGTGGAGCCCTATTATGTCGAAGGGTTGCTGCATCTCGACATTCTCTTCGAAGCGGGAGTACTGGGGTTCGACGGCGAAAAACTCTCGATCGATCTGAGTGACGGAGCCTATCGCAGGCAAAAAGCGCTCTATCGGGCACGCTATATCCGTCTCGTGCACGGGTTCTACCTTCCCAAACGTGATGCAGGTGGATTCCTGGCGAGTTATGTCGAGAAAAAAGATGGTGTTTGGCTGCCCAAAAATGAAACGGTCCGTACCTTTGTCGACCACTACTGGAACCGCTATCTGGAAATTGGGCAGGAGACGATGCCATTCGAGGAAGCATAG
- the rdgB gene encoding RdgB/HAM1 family non-canonical purine NTP pyrophosphatase, protein MQIILATSNKGKVREIQSLFEKDEVVPFSELLGPMEIEENGSTFAENALIKARTIFEKLGRDDAIVISDDSGITVPAVNGEPGIYSARYAGAGASDKDNLSKLVDELKKRGMKEAPAFYTAAIAIVAPNAEYVVHGWMHGKAIDTPRGEGGFGYDPIFVPEGFDETIGELDPAIKKELSHRSKALKLAKPIIEMLRSQHA, encoded by the coding sequence TCGCCACTTCAAACAAGGGTAAAGTAAGAGAGATTCAGTCGCTCTTCGAAAAGGACGAAGTGGTCCCCTTCAGCGAACTTCTCGGACCGATGGAGATCGAGGAGAACGGTTCGACCTTCGCCGAAAACGCATTGATCAAAGCCAGGACGATCTTCGAAAAGCTCGGACGAGACGACGCGATCGTCATCAGTGATGACAGCGGGATTACCGTACCGGCCGTGAACGGTGAACCTGGTATCTACAGTGCACGATATGCAGGTGCAGGTGCCAGCGACAAGGATAACCTGAGCAAACTGGTCGATGAATTGAAAAAGAGAGGCATGAAGGAGGCACCGGCCTTCTATACGGCAGCCATTGCCATCGTCGCGCCAAATGCCGAATATGTGGTGCACGGTTGGATGCACGGAAAGGCGATCGACACGCCGCGGGGCGAAGGGGGGTTCGGTTACGATCCGATATTCGTTCCCGAAGGGTTCGACGAAACGATCGGGGAGCTCGATCCGGCGATCAAGAAAGAGCTTTCGCACCGCAGTAAGGCATTGAAACTGGCGAAACCGATTATTGAAATGCTCAGGAGTCAGCATGCGTGA